One window from the genome of Musa acuminata AAA Group cultivar baxijiao chromosome BXJ1-4, Cavendish_Baxijiao_AAA, whole genome shotgun sequence encodes:
- the LOC135583372 gene encoding large ribosomal subunit protein bL31c-like has protein sequence MALSLNTPFLPTVSMKPSSAKLPLPAQVGGGRWVCRKQGGVHPEFYEDAKVYCNGELVMTTGGTRKEYAVDVWSGNHPFYLGSRSALAVEDDQVEKFRKKYGELSSLMEIPVLKHGEIVLPQRKKGSAKGKGKK, from the exons ATGGCGCTCTCTCTCAACACCCCCTTCCTCCCCACCGTCTCCATGAAGCCCTCCTCCGCCAAGCTCCCGCTTCCCGCCCAG GTTGGCGGAGGGAGATGGGTGTGCCGGAAGCAGGGCGGGGTGCACCCGGAGTTCTACGAGGACGCGAAGGTGTACTGCAACGGGGAACTGGTGATGACGACGGGGGGCACGCGGAAGGAGTACGCGGTGGACGTGTGGTCCGGGAACCACCCCTTCTACCTGGGTAGCCGCTCCGCCCTGGCGGTGGAGGACGACCAGGTGGAGAAGTTCCGCAAGAAGTACGGCGAGCTCTCCTCCCTCATGGAGATCCCCGTCCTCAAGCACGGCGAGATCGTCCTCCCTCAGAGGAAGAAGGGCTCtgccaagggcaagggcaagaagTAG